From the genome of Salmonella enterica subsp. houtenae serovar Houten:
GTACGGCGCTAACGGCCAGACTTCCGTCTCTCACCGCGGCGGTAAAAAAATTTCTATCTAATCATTGCCGGATGGCGACGTTACGCCTTTCCGGCCTGAATGCTTCGTAGGCCTGATAGCGCAACGCTATCAGGCGCTGAATTTACGCCGTCCGGCGAACAAACTCTTTTACTTTAAAACCCAGCACGGCAAGCGCGGCGAAATAGGCCGCGATACCCGCGATCACTACCGCCATCAAACGCAGCAAACGCCATAACATCGACCCTTGCGACCACGCCGGCATAATATGTAACACGCCAAACAGCACGGCGGCCATTACCAGTACGGAAATGATCAGTCGCGCCAGGAACCACATCCAACCCGGTTGGGGCGTAAAGATATTCTGTTTGCGCAGTTGCCAGTACAGCAGAGACGCATTGAGACATGCCGCCAGACCAATAGAGAGCGATAGCCCGGCGTGTTTCAGCGGTCCAATAAACGCCAGGTTCATTAACTGAGTCATGATTAACGTCACTATGGCGATTTTCACCGGCGTTTTAATATCCTGGCGAGAATAAAAGCCCGGGGCCAGCACTTTCACGACGATCAAGCCAATCAGCCCCACCGAATAGGCGATTAACGCTCGCTGCGTCATCGCTGCATCAAAGGCGGTGAATTTACCGTACTGAAACAGCGAGACCGTCAGCGGCTTCGCCAGAATGCCTAACGCCACCGCGCTCGGCAAGGCCAGTAAAAAGCACAAACGCAGCCCCCAGTCCATCAGGCGGCAGTACTCATCGTGATTGCCGCTGGCAAAGCTTTTCGACAATGACGGCAACAGGATGGTCCCCAACGCCACACCCAGCACGCCGGACGGGAACTCCATCAACCGATCGGCATAGTACATCCATGAGACCGAGCCGGAGGCCAGAAACGAGGCGAAAATCGTATTGATGATAAGGGAGATCTGACTGACAGAAACGCCCAAAATCGCCGGCCCCATCTGTTTGACCACCCGCATCGCCCCGGTATCGCGAAAGTTAATGCGCGGCAGCACCAGCATACCGATCTTTTTCAAATACGGAAGTTGATATACCAGTTGCAGCACGCCGCCGACGGTGACTGCCCAGGCCAACGCCAGCACCGGCGGATTAAAGTATGGCGCGGCGAATAATGCAAAACCGATCATGCTGATATTAAGAAATGTCGGCGCAAAAGCAGGAATAGAGAACCGATTCCAGGTGTTGAGAATGGCGCCAACCAGCGAAGCCAGCGAGATCAATAGAATATAGGGAAACGTAATCCGCAGCAGTTGCGTCGTCAGCGCGAATTTATCAGCGGTATCGGCAAAACCCGGCGCGGTTACCATAATAACCCACGGGGCGGCCAGCATACCGGCCACCGTCACGACAGCCAATGCCAGCGTCAACAGGCCGGAAACGTAAGCAACAAAGATCCGCGTCGCCTCTTCACCCTGCTTGCTCTTATATTCCGCCAGGATCGGCACAAAAGCCTGAGAAAAAGCGCCTTCGGCAAAGATTCGGCGTAGTAGATTGGGGAGTTTAAATGCCACAAAAAAGGCGTCGGTCGCCATCCCTGCGCCAAAAATTCTGGCGACAATCGCATCACGGGCAAAACCCAACACGCGTGAAAACATAGTCATCGAGCTGACGGCAGCCAGCGATTTCAATAAATTCATTTCTTTTGTATTCCAGACCCTGGCGTAAAACTCCTGCATGGCTGATCCATCGACCGGATAACGCAATTTCTGCCGTATCCGGCTGTATCACCGCGCCTGACGGCGACGTTAAAACGTCTTATCAGGCCTACAGACTCCCCACGGTTTGCCATTATTCACTGTGAAAAGAGATGTTATGTAGAGTGGGCATATATACCCGTCATACTTCAAGCTGCATGTGCGTTGGCTTTCCTGCAACTCGAATTATGTAGGGTATAGTACCTGGATTACGATGAATTACTACCGCCAGATGTTACAGAGGATTATTCGCTGATGGCGTCCCGCCACAGCGTCTCCACGACGCGTTGGGCCAAAATCGCCTGCTCCCCCGCCGTTTCCGGAACCGTCTGATTTTGCACGCAGTCAATGAAATGCCGCGCGCATCCGACAAAACCACGCTGTTCAAGCGTCGTTTGCCAACCAGGAATGGGTTTGATGAGAATACCCTGCCCGCACTCTTCGCGCCATTCACGCATATCCGTCACGTCATACAGCCCGCCGTCGGTGACGGCCTGGACCGATTCACGCTGACTTCCGGCGCGCCGGTGCATACTGGTGGTAATTTGTAGTTTGTCGGCTGAAAAATGATGCTCCGCATAGCGCATTTCGCCCGACTCGCCGGTGAGCAACGTGCCGCTGGCAAGATACGCCTCGCCGCCCGCCAACCATAGCGCGGTATCCACAACATGCAGATAGTCATCGAGCAAAGTAAAACGTAAGTCGTGCGGCCCGACGCTATCGGTACGATGTTTATCCATACGCAGTGACGCCGCAGTGCCGAGGTGCGTCTTCAGTTCGCGGTACAGCGGCGCGAAGCGGCGATTAAAGCCAACCATCAGCGTCAATTTTTTTTGCGCCGCCAGCGCCACCAGCCGTTCGGCATCACGTAGATTGTCCGCCAGCGGTTTATCCACGCAGACATGGACGCCGGCGTTAAGAAGTTCGCTGACCACAGCATAATGGCTTGCGGTACTGGAGTGGACGAAGACCGCATCGCAGCCGGACGCTAAATTCGCCAGCGAATCCACATACGGTATGCGCCAGCTTTCGCAGATACGTAAGGCTTTATCCCGCGAAGGAGACCAGGCGCCCTGTAACGTCCATCCGGCGGTGTTGGTTAATACCGGCAACCAGGCCTTCTGCGCAATACCGCCTAACCCGACAATGCCAATCCGTAATGTTCTCACATTACTCTCCCAGGTGAGCTAACAAAGAATCCAGCCGCTGCTTTAACTCCGCCACTTCGCTTTCCAGCGCTTCGACGCGAGACTGAAGATCGCCCGACGCGCTTTCCGGCGCAGACGTCTGGAGAGACAGTTCATCGACGTTGCCGCAAAAAAGGTGCATATAGCGGCTTTCGCGCTTACCCGGTTCACGCGCCAGACGGACGACATACGGGCCGTCCTCACGGCTGGCAAGCCGCTCCAGCGTGGATTCAACTTCCGCCATATCGCTGAATTCATGCATCCGCGACGCCCGGCTACGCAACTCGCCGGGCGTTTGCGCGCCGCGCAACAGCAGCGTAGTGACGAGCGCCACTTCCGCCGCGCTAAGTTTCAGATCGCCAAACTCGGAATTACAGAAGCGCTGTTCATATTTTGTGACGCGATTACCAAACCCGCTGACCGTACGTAAGAAATGGCGTTTTACCAGGTTATCGAGCTGTTCCTGAACCGCCTGTTCCGTCAGGTTCATCACCGGTTCCCGGTTCGTTTTCTGGTTGCAGGCCGTCACCACGCCGTGAACGGAGAGCGGATATTGTTCCGGCGTTGTGACCTGCTTTTCCAGCAGACAGCCAATCACTCGCGCTTCAGTGACGGTTAATTCATATTTCATCGTTTTCTCCCTTTGTCTCTCACTCCGTAAGCCGCTCAACGCCCCGGCGTCCATGACGGCGTGGTTAACGCCGTCAGAACATGGTCGCGCCATTGTCCATCAATCAACAGGTAATCTTTCGCGTAGCCTTCTTTCTCAAAGCCAAGCCGCGCCAGCAACGCGCCGCTACGTTTGTTGTGCGGCATATAGTTCGCCATGATACGGTGGATATGCTGAGTGCGTTGCATATAGCGAATCGCAGCGGTTAAGGCTTCAAACATCAGCCCCTGCCCCTGCCACTTCTGCGCAATGGAATAGCCCAGATAGCAGGCATGAAAAGAGCCGCGCACCACATTGGAAAAATTCGCCACGCCAATAATTTCTTTTTCTTCCGGATCAAGCAGCGCGAAATAGAAGGCGGAGCCCTGTTTGTGAAATTCACCGATCATTCCCAGACGCGCCTGCCACCCTGAAGGATAACAATGACTTTCATCACGGACCGGCTCCCAGGGTTTTAAAAAATGACGATTTTCCGCGTAATAATCAGCCAGACGCCAGGCATCACGCTCATGCACTAAACGCACCACCAGACGGTCGGTGGTTAAGC
Proteins encoded in this window:
- the yceH gene encoding Protein of uncharacterised function YceH produces the protein MKYELTVTEARVIGCLLEKQVTTPEQYPLSVHGVVTACNQKTNREPVMNLTEQAVQEQLDNLVKRHFLRTVSGFGNRVTKYEQRFCNSEFGDLKLSAAEVALVTTLLLRGAQTPGELRSRASRMHEFSDMAEVESTLERLASREDGPYVVRLAREPGKRESRYMHLFCGNVDELSLQTSAPESASGDLQSRVEALESEVAELKQRLDSLLAHLGE
- the mviM gene encoding virulence factor MviM, with translation MRTLRIGIVGLGGIAQKAWLPVLTNTAGWTLQGAWSPSRDKALRICESWRIPYVDSLANLASGCDAVFVHSSTASHYAVVSELLNAGVHVCVDKPLADNLRDAERLVALAAQKKLTLMVGFNRRFAPLYRELKTHLGTAASLRMDKHRTDSVGPHDLRFTLLDDYLHVVDTALWLAGGEAYLASGTLLTGESGEMRYAEHHFSADKLQITTSMHRRAGSQRESVQAVTDGGLYDVTDMREWREECGQGILIKPIPGWQTTLEQRGFVGCARHFIDCVQNQTVPETAGEQAILAQRVVETLWRDAISE
- the rimJ gene encoding ribosomal-protein-alanine acetyltransferase; protein product: MFGYRSNVPKVRLTTDRLVVRLVHERDAWRLADYYAENRHFLKPWEPVRDESHCYPSGWQARLGMIGEFHKQGSAFYFALLDPEEKEIIGVANFSNVVRGSFHACYLGYSIAQKWQGQGLMFEALTAAIRYMQRTQHIHRIMANYMPHNKRSGALLARLGFEKEGYAKDYLLIDGQWRDHVLTALTTPSWTPGR
- the mviN gene encoding virulence factor MviN; its protein translation is MQEFYARVWNTKEMNLLKSLAAVSSMTMFSRVLGFARDAIVARIFGAGMATDAFFVAFKLPNLLRRIFAEGAFSQAFVPILAEYKSKQGEEATRIFVAYVSGLLTLALAVVTVAGMLAAPWVIMVTAPGFADTADKFALTTQLLRITFPYILLISLASLVGAILNTWNRFSIPAFAPTFLNISMIGFALFAAPYFNPPVLALAWAVTVGGVLQLVYQLPYLKKIGMLVLPRINFRDTGAMRVVKQMGPAILGVSVSQISLIINTIFASFLASGSVSWMYYADRLMEFPSGVLGVALGTILLPSLSKSFASGNHDEYCRLMDWGLRLCFLLALPSAVALGILAKPLTVSLFQYGKFTAFDAAMTQRALIAYSVGLIGLIVVKVLAPGFYSRQDIKTPVKIAIVTLIMTQLMNLAFIGPLKHAGLSLSIGLAACLNASLLYWQLRKQNIFTPQPGWMWFLARLIISVLVMAAVLFGVLHIMPAWSQGSMLWRLLRLMAVVIAGIAAYFAALAVLGFKVKEFVRRTA